In Mus musculus strain C57BL/6J chromosome 9, GRCm38.p6 C57BL/6J, one genomic interval encodes:
- the Rad54l2 gene encoding helicase ARIP4 isoform X1, producing the protein MGEATNSKFLQGVGFNPFQERGNNIVTYEWAKELLTNYQTGVLENSPKMVLLFHLIEESVKLGDKILVFSQSLSTLALIEEFLGKRDMPCLPGAEGQGTQKWVRNVSYFRLDGSTPAFERERLINQFNDPSNLTTWLFLLSTRAGCLGVNLIGANRVVVFDASWNPCHDAQAVCRVYRYGQKKPCHIYRLVADYTLEKKIYDRQISKQGMSDRVVDDLNPMLNFTRKEVENLLHFVEKEPAPQTSLDIKGIKESVLQLACLKYPHLITKEPFEHESLLLNRKDHKLTKAEKKAAKKSYEEDKRTSVPYTRPSYAQYYPASDQSLTSIPAFSQRNWQPTLKGDEKPVASVRPVQSTPIPMMPRHVPLSGGVSSASSTNTSMNFPINYLQRAGVLVQKVVTTTDIVIPGLNSSTDVQARINAGESIHIIRGTKGTYIRTSDGRIFAVRATGKPKAPEDGRMAASGSQGPSLASTSNGRHSASSPKAPDPEGLARPVSPDSPEIISELQQYADVAAARESRQSSPSVSAALPGPPGQLMDNSTIPGTALGTEPCLGGHCLNSSLLVTGQPSGGRHPVLDLRGHKRKLATPSVTQESVRRRSRKGHLPAPVQPYEHGYPVSGGFAMPPVSLNHNLTTPFTSQAGENSLFMGSNPSYYQLSNLLADARLVFPVTTDPLVPAGPVSSSSTATSVTASNPSFMLNPSVPGMLPSYSLPFSQPLLSEPRMFAPFPSPGLPSNLSRGVSVYPGYMSPHAGYPAGGLLRSQVPPFDSHEVAEVGFSSNDDEDKDDDVIEVTGK; encoded by the exons ATGGGAGAAGCAACCAACAGCAAGTTCCTACAGGGAGTTGGCTTTAACCCTTTCCAGGAACGGGGCAATAACATTGTTACATATGAGTGG GCCAAGGAGCTTCTGACTAATTATCAGACTGGAGTCCTGGAGAACTCTCCCAAGATGGTACTGCTTTTCCACCTGATTGAAGAAAGCGTGAAGCTCGGGGACAAGATTCTTGTATTTAG CCAGAGCCTTTCTACCTTGGCTCTCATCGAGGAGTTCCTAGGGAAACGAGACATGCCTTGTCTGCCTGGTGCCGAGGGGCAAGGAACACAGAAGTGGGTTCGAAATGTCAGCTACTTCC ggCTAGATGGTAGCACCCCTGCCTTTGAGAGGGAGCGGCTCATTAATCAGTTCAATGATCCCAGCAACCTCACCACCTGGCTGTTCCTTCTCTCCACAAG GGCCGGATGCTTGGGGGTGAATCTGATTGGTGCCAATCGAGTGGTGGTATTCGATGCTTCCTGGAACCCTTGCCATGATGCCCAGGCAGTATGTCGGGTATACCGTTATGGCCAGAAAAAGCCCTGTCACATCTATCGACTCGTGGCTGATTATACTCTTGAGAAGAAGATATATGACCGGCAGATTTCCAAGCAGGGCATGTCAG ATCGGGTAGTGGATGATCTAAATCCAATGCTGAACTTCACCCGGAAGGAAGTGGAAAACCTGCTGCACTTTGTTGAGAAGGAGCCAGCTCCCCAAACATCTTTGGATATAAAGGGGATCAAGGAGTCAGTCTTGCAACTTGCCTGCCTGAAGTACCCTCACCTCATCACCAAG GAGCCTTTTGAGCACGAGTCATTGCTCCTCAACCGAAAAGATCACAAGCTGACCAAAGCTGAGAAGAAAGCAGCAAAGAAAAGCTATGAGGAGGACAAACGCACATCAGTACCCTATACCCGCCCATCATATGCACAGTATTACCCTGCCAGCGACCAGAGCCTGACCAGCATCCCTGCCTTCAGTCAGAGGAACTG GCAGCCAACACTGAAGGGTGATGAAAAGCCTGTGGCCAGCGTTCGTCCTGTACAGTCCACCCCCATTCCCATGATGCCCCGGCATGTCCCACTCAGTGGTGGTGTAAGCTCTGCCTCCAGCACAAATACATCCATGAACTTCCCTATCAACTACTTGCAGCGGGCAGGAGTCCTTGTGCAGAAAGTGGTTACCACGACAG ATATTGTTATCCCTGGACTCAACAGCTCCACAGATGTTCAGGCAAGAATCAATGCTGGTGAGAGCATCCACATCATCCGAGGGACGAAAG GGACATACATCCGCACCAGTGATGGACGCATCTTTGCTGTCCGGGCGACCGGCAAACCAAAGGCCCCTGAAGATGGTCGGATGGCTGCCTCAG GTTCCCAGGGGCCTTCTCTTGCGTCCACAAGCAATGGCAGACATAGTGCCTCATCACCCAAAGCCCCTGACCCCGAGGGGCTGGCCCGGCCGGTCTCTCCTGACAGCCCAGAAATCATCAGTGAACTCCAGCAGTATGCAGATGTGGCCGCTGCTCGGGAATCCCGGCAGAGCTCCCCAAGCGTCAGTGCTGCCCTGCCTGGGCCCCCGGGCCAGCTTATGGACAACAGCACCATTCCTGGGACAGCTCTTGGAACTGAGCCATGCCTTGGGGGTCATTGCCTCAATAGTTCCCTCTTGGTGACTGGCCAGCCCAGTGGTGGCAGGCACCCAGTGCTGGACTTAAGGGGCCATAAGCGAAAGTTGGCTACTCCGTCTGTCACCCAGGAATCAGTCCGTCGACGGTCCAGGAAGGGCCATCTGCCAGCCCCCGTGCAGCCCTATGAACATGGGTATCCAGTCTCTGGCGGGTTTGCAATGCCGCCTGTCTCCTTAAATCATAACCTCACCACCCCCTTCACCTCCCAGGCTGGGGAGAATTCCCTATTTATGGGCAGTAATCCCTCCTACTACCAGCTGTCCAATTTGCTGGCAGATGCCCGCCTGGTGTTTCCAGTGACTACTGACCCTCTGGTGCCAGCAGGCCCTGTCAGTTCCTCTTCCACGGCTACCTCAGTCACTGCCAGCAACCCCTCCTTCATGCTCAACCCCTCCGTGCCAGGGATGCTACCCAGCTATTCACTCCCATTCTCACAGCCACTCCTGTCCGAGCCCAGGATGTTTGCGCCTTTCCCTTCCCCCGGCTTGCCCAGCAACCTTTCTCGGGGCGTGTCTGTCTACCCAGGCTATATGTCCCCACATGCAGGCTACCCAGCTGGTGGCCTCCTCCGGTCCCAGGTGCCTCCATTTGACTCGCATGAGGTGGCGGAGGTGGGGTTCAGCTCCAATGATGATGAGGATAAAGATGATGATGTGATAGAGGTCACTGGGAAGTAG